ACAGATCAACGACATCGTTCGACCCCGTTGGGGTCGCCTTTCAGGAGGTTTGGGGCCACCTGTCCGTAGGCTGGGCCTTCGGCCGGCGCCTACGGCTACTCACGTTCATCCCCTTCCGGGGATGCGGGAACAACGCCGTCACTTGAGCAGGACCGGGCACGATTACGAAAACTCCTCATGAATTAGCCCTTTCATGTGGCCGAAGAGATTGTGGTCAAGGTTAGGAAACTGCTCAGTGAGGGAAGAAATAAGTGATGTCGAAGAGCATTCATTACAGGTAGGAGTTTCGCCATGAGGTCCAATGCTTCGCTGTGGCTCACAATCGTCCTGAGCATTTCACTAAGCTTCGTAGAGTTTTATGCGTGGGGCTTGTCTGAATCAATCCCGCTTGAAAAGCACCAGTCCCTAACATCGATTGAGGGTATTGCGCTTGGCGACCCGGTGGAGGCCGAACAGAGCAAGCAGGTCCGCTTTGCCCTCTCCGAGGGCCAGATACGGGTTGTTCGCACGCCCGGCGGATGGTCAACCGTCCTGATCGAGGGCTGCACGCTCTCATCGCCCAAGGCCGGAGCGCCTCAGCTGCCGAGAAAGTCGATCCGCCTCTTGCTGCCGAAAGGGGCAACGGTGCTATCCGTCTGCGTCGTCTCGGGGAAAGCCGCCGCGCTCGTCGAGTCGCTCCGGCTGAGCCCCGCCCCAGAACCGGCCTTTTGGCCGGGGCAGACAACGCCGGCCCTTCGCGAGGATGACGCGATATACAAATGCAAGTCGCCGTTCCCCAAACGCCTGATCGACTACTACGTTGGGAGCGATGGATGCCAGACCGTCGTGACGGTTCGATTCAGCCCGCTCATCTTCTATCCCGCAGAAAGTCGCGTCGTCCTTGTGACCGACGCTGTGCTCAGGATCGACTATGCGCTTGGTCCGGAGGCCGGGCCCAGCGGCGCATTGTTGGAGGGGCCTACCTGCGTCATCATAACGCCCGGGTCGATGTCCACTGCGGCCGAGGAGATAAGGTCTCAGCACGAGGCTGACGGCATCGAGACCGAGCTCGTCACGTTGGAGTCGATATTCTTCAGCTACGACGAGGCGGAGGACCCGCCCTACGACGGATACCCCTATGGCTCGCCGATTATACCGATTCAATACGACTACTCCCTGGCCAAGAAGATCGTATCGTTCCTCAGGGACGAGGAGGCGCATCCCTCGCTGGAATACGTAACGATTCTGGGAGACGGGGCGTGCGTTCCGGCGAGCTACTACTATCACGACGCCGACTCAGGACTCGGCTTCGACCAGGACTGGGTCCCGACGGATTTCTTCTATTCCTCACCTGACTACGACCTTGCGCCCAACTACAAGGTAGGCCGGTTGCCCGCGCGGGATGCGGCCCAGGCTACCCTTGTGGCGCTGAAGATACGCGCCTGGCGGCAGGCTGCACAAGATAGGTCATGGTTTGATAACGTTATGGTCGCTGGCAGTCGCCCATTTAATACCCCCTACTACTATGGCGAGCTCATGTCGCTGGATATGCTCAACTCCGGCTATTTTGATGGGATGGCCGTTACAAAGGCGTTCGGGACAGATGGCCGCTACACTGTCGATGTTGTCTCTGATGTGCTCAGAAACGGCGGCTATGGTTTTGCTTACGATTCTGGCCATGGGTCTGGGCCGGGCATCAGCGTTGACGACGGGATGATCACTAGCTCCGATCTTTTTTCATACACGTCTTCCAACTTCCAGCTTCCGATTGTCGTCTCAATAGCCTGCATCTGCGGTCAATTCGACTCGCCGAGCTATACAAGGTCATTTGGCGAAGGCGTTGTTCTGTGCCCCGCGGGCGGGATAGCCTACTTCGGCGGGACGCGTATCAACGCCGGGATAGCCTCCCAGGCGTTCGACAACGGCAACCTGATCGTGACCAAGCAGGAACACATGGGCGGGATAACGAAGAACATCTTCGCAAGTTTTGCCGCGGGTGAATCGGACCTAGGAGGCCTTTACACGGGCGCCATCAACAGGTTCCTCTCCGAGAACGATTGGGACGATTTCCTTGTGCGCCGGACGCTTTTCGAGTTCGTCCTCCTGGGCGATCCGGCACTCCAGATTCCCAGCTTTCAGGGCGGCGAGGCGAACGAGGTCCCTACCTTTGTGCCCACGAACCCTGATTTCATCAACAACCAGTCGTTGCCAAGCTACACCAACAGTCAGCGCAAGACTGTGCGTGCGTCCGTAGAGGCGGACAGCGCGTCGCTGAACTTCAAGCTGGTCAATGCCACCGACGTCGAGGTTGTCGATAGATGCACTCAGCTCGGCCCCTCGTTCAGCTACGGCTTCAGCCCGGCGGCCGGCTTCAAGCTTTACGTGGTCCGTGCCGAGGCGCAGGATGGCAAGGAGGGCTGGTTTCTGGTCAATACGGCCTCGTCGCTACTTTGCATTGACGGCGACCTGACCGACTGGGACAGCGAGCTTATTAGGCCGGTAGGCGTCGATCCCACGCTCGATTTCAACGACCCAGAATACGACGTCTCCGCCCTCTGGGCATACGCGAACTCCGATTACTGGCACTTCGCGTTCACGGCGACGTGCCAAGACGAAGACATGTCCTACGTGCTGGCCATCGACTATCAGGAAGGAGGCGCGGCCGCCGCAAGCGGCCAAGACACCGACGCGGCCGGAAACTACGTAACGTTCGACCCCGAATTCGCAGTCGATGCCGAGATATACCTGAACCACGTAACCTGGGTCCCGTGGCTTGGGTGGGAGTCATTCAGAAGCTGCAAGCTGTATCGGTATTCTGGCCCAAACAACTGGTGGGCTGACTCGTTGCAGTCGATTGGCGCTGTCTTGAGCTATTCTGCGGTAGGCGACCTCGTGGAGCTTGCCGTTCCGGCGAGATACTTCGGTAGCTACCCAGACATCAACGTTATCCTTTTCTCGGTGCCGTCTGGCGTATCGTCGCCCGCTCAGGACTCAGTCCCCTCCGACCCGGCGACGTTTGATTCGCTCACACTTGGCAGGGAGCACGCCAACACACTCTCCCAGTTCGCGCACGTCCCGTGCAAGCCGATAAACTGCATCCTTGGCGCCGGGTTCATGGGAAGCCACATATCCACCTCGCGCGGCGGAGCGCTGCAAGTGGTGGCGCTGGTCAACCCCGAGTACGGGCGTCCCCAGTCTATGGAAATCTATCTCAATAATGTCCCAACGGGGCTTTTTCTCAACGACGGCGGCACAGATGGCGACTACGTTGCCAGCGATGGATTCTGGACCTTTCACGCCGACTGCCCGCCGGGCCTTCTGCCTGCCGGCCAATACGACCTGTCGATAGTGGCGACAGACGAGCTCGGCGGATGCGTCGGGCAGTGGCCGCAGGTGCTGCTCTCGTTCTGCGACGAGCTGGCCACGCCTGATGCGATGTTCACATCAACGGCCACACGACGGCTTGCAGCCATCAACCTCCCCGCAATCCCCATTGCGCCTCGCACGGGCGCTCCTGGCTGCCCCATCCTCTTGGCCAAAGTGGCGAACACGACAACCAATATGTTCGGGTTCACGATCGAGGCGCTTGCCTACGTGCAAGACACGTCGGTGGACGCGATCGAGGTCTGCTATGCTGGGATGCCTCTGGGCGTGGAGCTTCTGGACGACGGCGCAGGCTGCGACATTGCGGCGGGTGATGGCATATTCTCCGGCTCGTTCTTTGTCGATCGGGACGTTCCTGTGGGGCGCCAGTACACGCTCGAGCTCGTGCCGCTTACCGATGGCGAACCGGGCCTGGCGTGGCCGTATCTTGCCGTGGACGACTGAACTCAGTCTCGCTGTGGTGAGAAAACTACGTGCCGGACGGCTTCGGCTTGTCTGCACTCTCTTTAATGCTGTCGATCACGCCGTCAAAAAGCCGTAAGGCCTCCTGAACGATCGGGATGTTCGAGGCGTTGTACAGCGCCTCGTTCTCCGGCTTCGGGGAGGCTTTTGCGTTTGAGCCAGCCTTAGCCGTTGGGGCAGCCTGTTTGGGGGATTCACGGTGCTCTGGCTGGACGAAACGGCTGGCCTCGCTGCGCTCAGCAGTCGCAGGCTGGCTCGAGGCTGCTGGGTCCGCAGTCTGCGGAGTTGACGTCTTGCTCTGTTTCTCTCCCGCCTGAGAGGCGCCCAAGAAAGTAGCATGTTTGCGAGCCGGGCTGCCGACCGGCTCAAGAAGGCCTTGCCCAGACGCACCAGCCGACTTCTGCACCTCGCTGAGCTTGGCAAGCAGCGTCTCAACGGAGACGACGTCCGCTATATGGCACAGCCCAAGTGCAGCGACCTCAAACGCCACCCTGGGTATCGCAGACTTCGTTACCTCGCTCTCGATTGAGAGCAGCCTATCAAGATACGCAAACAGTTTATTCTTGCCAGCCCTATCTGCCTGCTCAACAAGCCGCTGCGCCTCGTCCGCACCGAGGTCGAGAAAGGCCAGCCGCTCCCCCTTAGGGACTGAAAGCGAGACCAGCATCTTGTGGAAATACGAGACGAGTTCGGCGAAAAAACTCCTGAAATTGACTCCCTGATCGAAAAGATTCTCCACGCCTCGTATAACGCCAGCCGGATCGCTATCGATGAGAGCGTCCACAAAATCGGCGAGGAATGCTGTATCGGTAACGCTGAGCAGCTTCGAGACGTCCTTGAGAGTTAGCCTGTCGGCCCCGATTGAGCGAGCCTGATCGAGTATGCTCTGCGCATCTCTGAGCGACCCGCTCGACTTATCGGCTATGAACGCAAGCGCCTCGTCATCGGCCGCTATCCCCTCGGCTTCAGCGATCTTCTTGAGGCTGGCCACGGTCTCTGAACGGCTGATCCGGCGGAAGATATATCGCTGGCACCGAGATAGAATGGTCGCCGGGATGCGCTCCGGCGCCGTGGTCGCAAAGACGAACTTGACGTGTGCTGGCGGCTCCTCGAGCGTCTTGAGCAGCGCGTTGAAGGCCTGCGTCGTCAACATGTGCACCTCGTCGATTATGTATATCTTGTAGCGATCGCGGCTGGGAGCATATCTTGCGTTCTCGCGAAGCAGGCGCACGTCATCGACGCTGTTATTCGAGGCGCCATCTATCTCGATCACGTCGAGGCAATTGCCCTCCGGTATCTCGCGACAGGGGGAACATTTGCAGCAAGGCGTCGGCGTCGGGCCTTTCACGCAGTTGAGCGCTTTGGCGAATATCCTCGCCGTCGTGGTCTTCCCTACTCCGCGTGGGCCGCAGAACAGCAAAGCGTGCGCTATCTTGTTCTGCCTTATCGCGTTCTGGAGCGTCTTTGCGATGTGCTCCTGCCCGACCAGCTGCTCAAACGTCGCCGGCCTATATTTCCTCGCTATGACGACGTATTCGGCCACATTCAGGTTCCCACTCTTGTGTCGAAAACTATGCGCACTTAAGCTCGCGCATCAAATACAGTGTGCAGAGCAGGCTCCCTCATGTCAACGGACTGACCAAAATCGCCAGGACGAGGTCTAACCGCCCAGCGCCCTTGACCTGCATATCCTCCATGCGTAGAATCCAGTTTATGACTGACGCGCCCGACATTGTAAAACGCCTCGTCGAGACCTTTCGCGAGAACATCGACTCCTACCGCTCCAGTTCATATAACGAGGCGCAGGTCCGCATCGAGTTCATCGACCCGATGTTCAAGGCCCTCGGCTGGGACATGGACAACGAGGCGGGCTATGCGGAGGCCTTCAAGGACGTCATCCACGAGGCCGCCATCAAGGTTGGCGGCGCGACGAAGGCCCCGGACTACTGTTTCCGCATTGGCGGGACGCGGAAGTTCTTTCTGGAAGCCAAGAAGCCCGCCGTCAGCATCCGAAACGCCCCCGAGCCAGCATATCAGCTCCGCCGCTACGCCTGGTCGGCCAAGCTCCCGCTGAGCATCCTGACGGACTTTGAGGAGTTCGCGGTCTATGACTGCCGGACCCGGCCGCTGCCCAACGATAAGTCTTCCATGGGACGCACGCTCTATCTCAAATACACCGACTACCTCGACCACTGGGACGAGATCGCGGGCATCTTCTCCAAAGAGGCGATCCTGAAAGGCTCGTTCGACAAATACGCCGTATCGACGCGCCGCAAGCGAGGCACGGCCGAGGTGGACGCCTCGTTCCTGGCGGAGATCGAATCCTGGCGGGACGTGCTGGCCCGCAATATCGCCCTCCGCAACAAGGGCCTCGGCGTGCGGGAGCTGAATCACGCCGTCCAGCGAACCGTTGATCGCATGATCTTCTTGCGTATTTGCGAGGACAGGGGCATCGAGAACTACGGGCGGCTCCAGGCGCTTCTCAATGGGCCGCACACCTACGAGCGGCTGGCGGAGCTGTTCCATCGGGCGGACGAGCGCTACAACTCAGGGCTGTTTCATTTCCAGCGGGAGAAAGGCCGGGAGGACCACGACGGCTGGACGTTGGATTTGGTCATAGACGACAAGGTGCTCAAGGAGATCATCAAGCGGCTCTACTATCCCGACTGCCCGTTCGAGTTCTCCGTCCTGCCCGCCGACATTCTCGGCCAGATATACGAGCAGTTCTTAGGCAAGGTCATCCGCCTCACCAAGGGCCATCAGGCGAAAGTTGAGTTCAAGCCCGAGGTCCGAAAGGCCGGCGGCGTCTATTACACCCCAACATACATCGTGGATTACATCGTCAAGAACACAGTCGGGAAGCTCTGCCAAAAGAGCACTCCCGCAAAAGTCGCCAAGATGCGGATACTCGATCCCGCGTGCGGCTCAGGGTCTTTCCTGCTCGGCGCATATCAGTTCCTGCTCGACTGGCACCTGAAGTGGTACATAGACAACGACCCCGAAAAGCACGCACGCGGCAAGAAGCCCGCAGTCTATCAGGCAGCCCACAACGACTGGCGGCTGACAACGGCGAGGCGCAAGGAGATTCTCCTGAACAACGTCTTTGGCGTTGACATCGACACGCAGGCGGTCGAGGTCACAAAACTCT
This sequence is a window from bacterium. Protein-coding genes within it:
- a CDS encoding C25 family cysteine peptidase, yielding MRSNASLWLTIVLSISLSFVEFYAWGLSESIPLEKHQSLTSIEGIALGDPVEAEQSKQVRFALSEGQIRVVRTPGGWSTVLIEGCTLSSPKAGAPQLPRKSIRLLLPKGATVLSVCVVSGKAAALVESLRLSPAPEPAFWPGQTTPALREDDAIYKCKSPFPKRLIDYYVGSDGCQTVVTVRFSPLIFYPAESRVVLVTDAVLRIDYALGPEAGPSGALLEGPTCVIITPGSMSTAAEEIRSQHEADGIETELVTLESIFFSYDEAEDPPYDGYPYGSPIIPIQYDYSLAKKIVSFLRDEEAHPSLEYVTILGDGACVPASYYYHDADSGLGFDQDWVPTDFFYSSPDYDLAPNYKVGRLPARDAAQATLVALKIRAWRQAAQDRSWFDNVMVAGSRPFNTPYYYGELMSLDMLNSGYFDGMAVTKAFGTDGRYTVDVVSDVLRNGGYGFAYDSGHGSGPGISVDDGMITSSDLFSYTSSNFQLPIVVSIACICGQFDSPSYTRSFGEGVVLCPAGGIAYFGGTRINAGIASQAFDNGNLIVTKQEHMGGITKNIFASFAAGESDLGGLYTGAINRFLSENDWDDFLVRRTLFEFVLLGDPALQIPSFQGGEANEVPTFVPTNPDFINNQSLPSYTNSQRKTVRASVEADSASLNFKLVNATDVEVVDRCTQLGPSFSYGFSPAAGFKLYVVRAEAQDGKEGWFLVNTASSLLCIDGDLTDWDSELIRPVGVDPTLDFNDPEYDVSALWAYANSDYWHFAFTATCQDEDMSYVLAIDYQEGGAAAASGQDTDAAGNYVTFDPEFAVDAEIYLNHVTWVPWLGWESFRSCKLYRYSGPNNWWADSLQSIGAVLSYSAVGDLVELAVPARYFGSYPDINVILFSVPSGVSSPAQDSVPSDPATFDSLTLGREHANTLSQFAHVPCKPINCILGAGFMGSHISTSRGGALQVVALVNPEYGRPQSMEIYLNNVPTGLFLNDGGTDGDYVASDGFWTFHADCPPGLLPAGQYDLSIVATDELGGCVGQWPQVLLSFCDELATPDAMFTSTATRRLAAINLPAIPIAPRTGAPGCPILLAKVANTTTNMFGFTIEALAYVQDTSVDAIEVCYAGMPLGVELLDDGAGCDIAAGDGIFSGSFFVDRDVPVGRQYTLELVPLTDGEPGLAWPYLAVDD
- the dnaX gene encoding DNA polymerase III subunit gamma/tau yields the protein MAEYVVIARKYRPATFEQLVGQEHIAKTLQNAIRQNKIAHALLFCGPRGVGKTTTARIFAKALNCVKGPTPTPCCKCSPCREIPEGNCLDVIEIDGASNNSVDDVRLLRENARYAPSRDRYKIYIIDEVHMLTTQAFNALLKTLEEPPAHVKFVFATTAPERIPATILSRCQRYIFRRISRSETVASLKKIAEAEGIAADDEALAFIADKSSGSLRDAQSILDQARSIGADRLTLKDVSKLLSVTDTAFLADFVDALIDSDPAGVIRGVENLFDQGVNFRSFFAELVSYFHKMLVSLSVPKGERLAFLDLGADEAQRLVEQADRAGKNKLFAYLDRLLSIESEVTKSAIPRVAFEVAALGLCHIADVVSVETLLAKLSEVQKSAGASGQGLLEPVGSPARKHATFLGASQAGEKQSKTSTPQTADPAASSQPATAERSEASRFVQPEHRESPKQAAPTAKAGSNAKASPKPENEALYNASNIPIVQEALRLFDGVIDSIKESADKPKPSGT